The Candidatus Nitrosocosmicus franklandus genome contains a region encoding:
- a CDS encoding UbiD family decarboxylase translates to MANRKKGVEKKGKSFIQKDKVFLKSDLNTTPSRKVNNNRSADSNLPTQTIVKDLREFLQILEKKNELVVINKKVKKKFELAAIVSKFDKKEALLFTNIDESKFRIASNLLGTRERFYQAINASNNEINLSQLASIGTEYFPKKITSGAPFYSNSTRNLYDLPIVSHFEKDAGPFITSSTVYVKDQESGNQNSSVHRMLLLNNSQMVIRMVEGRHLHKCFTYAKEHKEDTKISVVIGVHPAVNIAAAYQAAYGIDEISIANYLLDGNLHLTKSSYSDLLIPKYSEVVIEGKILHDELSEEWMVEMLRTYDFKRKQPIFEINKIWYRDNPIYYDILPGYTEHRLLMGLPIEAKIFSQVKNTVPSTKAVHLSDGGSNWLTAVIQIKKRLEGEPKNAILTAFAAHPSLKSAIVVDEDIDPQNPTEVEYAISTRTQADKDFVIISNAKGSSLDPSSDQTNLLTTKLGIDATISFLKEKERFEIAKIPGAENIDIKKYL, encoded by the coding sequence ATGGCGAACAGAAAGAAAGGTGTTGAGAAGAAAGGCAAATCATTTATACAGAAGGATAAAGTGTTCCTAAAATCGGATTTGAATACAACTCCATCACGAAAAGTGAATAATAACAGATCTGCTGATAGTAATCTTCCTACTCAGACAATAGTAAAGGATTTAAGAGAGTTTTTGCAAATTCTTGAAAAAAAGAATGAATTAGTTGTCATTAATAAAAAAGTTAAAAAAAAATTCGAACTTGCAGCAATAGTTAGTAAGTTTGACAAAAAGGAAGCATTACTTTTTACCAATATTGATGAATCTAAATTCAGAATTGCTTCGAATCTTTTAGGCACAAGAGAACGATTTTATCAAGCAATAAATGCTTCAAACAACGAAATAAATCTATCTCAGTTGGCTAGTATTGGGACAGAGTATTTTCCGAAAAAAATTACTTCAGGTGCACCATTTTATAGTAACAGTACACGAAATTTATATGATTTGCCGATTGTAAGTCATTTTGAAAAGGATGCTGGTCCCTTCATAACTTCATCAACAGTCTATGTAAAAGATCAAGAGAGTGGTAATCAAAACTCTTCAGTGCATAGAATGCTACTATTAAATAATAGTCAAATGGTCATTAGAATGGTAGAAGGGAGGCATCTTCACAAGTGCTTTACCTACGCTAAAGAACACAAAGAAGATACAAAAATAAGTGTTGTTATAGGGGTGCATCCTGCGGTTAATATAGCCGCGGCCTATCAAGCTGCTTATGGAATAGATGAAATATCCATAGCCAATTATCTCTTAGACGGCAATCTGCATTTGACAAAGAGCAGTTACTCTGATTTACTGATACCAAAATATAGTGAGGTCGTGATTGAAGGAAAAATCCTCCATGATGAGCTATCGGAGGAATGGATGGTAGAAATGCTTAGAACGTATGACTTTAAAAGAAAGCAACCGATATTTGAAATAAACAAGATTTGGTACAGAGATAACCCCATCTATTATGATATCCTACCCGGCTATACCGAACATAGATTGTTAATGGGTTTACCCATAGAAGCAAAAATTTTCAGCCAAGTTAAAAATACAGTTCCAAGTACAAAGGCCGTTCATTTATCCGATGGCGGTAGTAATTGGTTAACTGCAGTGATTCAAATAAAAAAGAGATTAGAAGGTGAACCAAAGAATGCAATTTTGACTGCCTTTGCGGCACATCCATCATTAAAGTCAGCGATCGTAGTAGATGAGGATATTGATCCACAAAATCCAACGGAGGTAGAATATGCTATTTCAACCAGAACACAGGCAGACAAAGACTTTGTCATAATATCAAACGCTAAAGGGTCTAGTTTGGATCCTTCTAGCGACCAGACAAATCTCTTAACCACGAAACTGGGAATCGACGCCACCATATCATTTCTGAAAGAAAAGGAGAGATTTGAGATTGCCAAGATACCAGGAGCTGAAAACATCGATATTAAAAAGTATCTCTAA
- a CDS encoding plastocyanin/azurin family copper-binding protein — MAKSSKSMTIILAWLIAISTLAILSIDSIHTNSVLASTTNQTQDSESVSVAAGGGNGTAPLTVFIPQNVEVKAGQTITWHNPTTVGEPHTVTFILDANKTAGVVSPLSVSNTTTFTALPPGSNNEPIIIPGEDSLNTIVAVNARTFNPVVINSSENVNFMAPNANYTLTGTEKYVNSGWFLPNGFEQEYPGTGNTFSVTFTNSGTYHYICILHPWMTGSVTVS, encoded by the coding sequence ATGGCAAAATCATCTAAATCAATGACAATAATATTAGCATGGTTAATTGCAATATCAACCCTAGCAATATTATCAATAGATAGTATCCACACTAACTCGGTCTTAGCATCAACTACAAATCAAACACAAGACAGTGAATCTGTGAGTGTAGCCGCAGGTGGAGGAAACGGCACAGCTCCATTAACTGTATTCATCCCTCAAAACGTAGAAGTTAAAGCAGGTCAAACAATTACCTGGCATAATCCCACAACAGTTGGAGAACCTCATACGGTTACCTTTATCTTGGATGCAAATAAAACTGCAGGAGTAGTATCTCCATTAAGCGTTTCCAATACAACCACGTTTACTGCGTTGCCACCTGGCTCAAACAACGAACCGATCATAATTCCAGGTGAAGATAGCTTAAATACCATCGTTGCAGTAAATGCACGTACATTTAATCCAGTTGTAATTAACTCTTCAGAGAATGTAAATTTCATGGCTCCAAATGCAAACTATACTTTGACAGGGACAGAAAAATATGTTAACTCGGGCTGGTTTTTACCAAATGGATTTGAACAAGAGTACCCAGGCACAGGAAATACCTTTAGTGTAACGTTCACAAATTCTGGAACATATCACTACATATGTATACTCCATCCGTGGATGACAGGAAGTGTGACAGTATCATAA
- a CDS encoding DoxX family protein: protein MSLLKISTFAPLPIRIIAGIAFILHGLPKFENLQGTQGFFASAGIPPELAIIVGLLEVIGGVLLLLGLVTRITAILFIIEMICAILIIKAGNSFLGQGGYEVDLLLMFISISLLLSGPGRLSIERDLLKHEIFPKISHSKDNRDSSTK from the coding sequence ATGTCATTGCTTAAGATTTCTACCTTTGCCCCATTACCTATAAGAATAATAGCAGGAATTGCCTTCATACTTCATGGCTTACCTAAATTTGAAAATTTGCAAGGAACCCAAGGCTTTTTTGCTTCGGCAGGGATTCCGCCTGAGTTAGCCATAATTGTAGGATTGTTAGAGGTAATTGGCGGAGTATTATTACTTCTGGGATTAGTTACAAGGATAACTGCAATTCTTTTTATAATAGAAATGATTTGCGCGATACTAATAATAAAAGCAGGTAATAGCTTTCTCGGTCAAGGAGGATACGAGGTCGATTTGTTGTTAATGTTTATTTCAATAAGTTTGCTACTGTCAGGACCCGGGAGGTTATCTATAGAGAGAGATTTATTAAAACATGAGATCTTTCCGAAGATATCTCATAGTAAAGATAATAGAGATTCCAGCACCAAATGA
- a CDS encoding metallophosphoesterase family protein has product MLISHISDIHLGYAQYNLQEREEDLYEVFEESIEKSIKEHVRAIILAGDIFHNPKPNGAPILRLARELKKLRDRSIPVLFILGEHDISRSNDVPLPYLFHNLGLARRLKADSPIEMEGVLIYGFNKERRSNVENGLLKPFRILESRIKNDDQRYSIENKKPRKMLVLHQGLNDFNKFAGEISSSDLPSGFDYYAMGHYHDHIEKRFPNIGNGLVAYPGSIDLGHSEPISNVEKGFLIVDVSESSASINTHWIKLERRRPQLSFRIDYSDLSTFLNSILEESSGYSKKPIIDLQIVGTDIDQKILSRTLMPLENTTLHYNWNLLDTESSKSSSYSYDRDKEFDMDIEMSKLIQKTLDSKPLTDLSLDLIRAFNDDYSQNYNDVLDRSNKEEIAKMLWKFYESNRFLYDTQKIDANSSTQSKKNEDE; this is encoded by the coding sequence TTGCTTATATCTCATATTTCTGACATTCATTTAGGATATGCCCAATACAATCTTCAGGAAAGGGAAGAAGATTTATACGAAGTATTTGAAGAATCCATTGAGAAATCCATCAAAGAACACGTAAGAGCTATAATTCTAGCAGGCGATATATTTCATAATCCTAAACCAAATGGTGCCCCAATACTTAGATTGGCTCGGGAATTAAAAAAACTAAGGGACAGATCGATTCCTGTCCTCTTTATTTTGGGCGAACATGATATAAGCAGATCCAACGATGTCCCTTTGCCGTATTTATTTCATAATTTGGGATTAGCTAGAAGACTAAAAGCGGATTCACCCATCGAGATGGAGGGAGTTTTGATTTATGGATTCAATAAGGAACGGAGATCAAACGTAGAAAACGGCTTGTTGAAACCTTTCAGAATCCTCGAGTCTAGAATAAAAAATGATGACCAAAGATATTCAATTGAAAATAAGAAACCTAGGAAAATGCTCGTACTCCACCAGGGGCTAAATGATTTCAACAAATTTGCAGGAGAAATTTCATCGAGTGATTTACCTTCGGGGTTCGATTATTATGCAATGGGTCACTATCATGATCATATTGAAAAACGTTTTCCTAACATTGGTAATGGTTTGGTCGCATACCCGGGATCGATCGATCTAGGTCACAGCGAACCAATATCTAATGTGGAAAAGGGATTTTTAATCGTAGATGTTTCAGAAAGTTCAGCTTCTATTAATACCCATTGGATTAAGTTGGAAAGGAGGCGACCTCAGCTTTCATTTCGAATTGATTACTCTGATTTAAGCACATTTCTCAATTCTATCCTAGAGGAATCGTCAGGGTATTCAAAGAAACCCATAATCGATCTACAGATAGTTGGTACTGATATTGATCAAAAAATTTTATCCAGAACATTGATGCCGTTAGAAAATACTACTCTTCATTATAATTGGAATTTATTAGATACTGAGAGTTCAAAATCTTCCAGTTATTCATATGATAGAGATAAAGAGTTCGACATGGATATTGAAATGTCGAAATTAATACAAAAGACATTGGATTCAAAACCTTTAACTGACTTGTCCTTAGATTTAATTCGAGCGTTTAACGATGATTACTCTCAAAATTACAATGATGTCCTAGATAGGAGTAATAAAGAAGAGATAGCTAAAATGTTGTGGAAATTTTATGAATCTAACAGATTCTTATATGATACTCAGAAAATAGATGCCAATAGTAGTACCCAATCTAAGAAAAACGAGGACGAGTGA
- a CDS encoding AAA family ATPase has protein sequence MPIVVPNLRKTRTSELIKKLILNNFLSHSNTSLDFHPGITVFVGHNGSGKSSIIDSITFALFDEHTRKSNKNLITRGLEGISTNESGAHVIMNFSIGSSDYRVQRQIDVQGRLIAAKLEQVLRFNGNLSKEHRSGNGINSNMSYRPIISGERKQLGESVIREIESLMGINYSKLQIAGIIQQGEISKIIDSQPKEFKELLNNMIGLDRLDKSYQLMHGVIEEFRKILREKTSGYDDNQINVLLTRIKNNEAKLKESKKRLKEVLVQVSQKTETLIELEQQIDILEPKVAKLSEIKSLESTLLRYFKERSNLIKKEIDNSTRMIRDIRKSLEILKDKERIFITIQMIAAEKEELNNRINMVAEEIGKLEGFSECAQKIQIVDGKCPICNSKIVSINHMFDISHITKQLQLKLNEKKSLLSELTNLNREEYSLKKREKEIIEADRTLLNYDYSPQLDIERMEANLSKLNAEYLETSRLSVEGLDGIDLAGYKLDKYSSNLIDQINHLRSSVSDVDLETFQQKKSLRNALSREMINVHNQKAVIEKTILDIEKENSDISKIISELQSVSTFLSDLEKIRSTVFNRDGLVSSSLRTRALSLISEKASEYIQIFNVGLSRITLVEKPREIKVICYGKRGEIDTVSLSGGEKVAVSLAIRMGIAFLMGASKIDFIILDEPTTNLDEERRRTFVKIISEVFNKGTGPLNQLIIITHDEEIFENSEIEQVYKFQMTERGSLVKAI, from the coding sequence ATGCCAATAGTAGTACCCAATCTAAGAAAAACGAGGACGAGTGAGTTGATAAAAAAACTCATCCTAAACAATTTCCTATCTCATTCTAATACGTCTTTAGATTTTCATCCTGGTATCACCGTGTTTGTTGGACATAATGGTTCTGGAAAATCCAGTATAATTGATTCAATAACGTTCGCTCTTTTTGATGAACATACTCGCAAATCTAACAAGAATCTCATAACTCGGGGATTAGAGGGTATTAGCACAAATGAGAGTGGAGCTCATGTAATAATGAATTTCTCTATCGGTTCTTCTGACTATCGTGTGCAAAGACAGATAGATGTACAAGGCCGACTCATCGCCGCTAAATTAGAACAGGTATTACGATTTAATGGCAACTTATCAAAAGAACATCGATCTGGTAACGGTATTAATTCCAATATGTCATATAGGCCGATTATTTCAGGAGAGAGAAAACAATTAGGCGAATCGGTGATACGTGAAATAGAATCACTTATGGGAATAAACTATTCTAAATTGCAAATTGCTGGTATCATCCAGCAAGGAGAGATTAGCAAAATAATAGATTCTCAGCCTAAAGAGTTTAAAGAATTATTAAATAACATGATAGGTCTGGATAGATTGGACAAGTCGTATCAACTTATGCACGGAGTGATAGAAGAATTTCGGAAAATACTGAGAGAAAAAACATCTGGTTACGATGATAATCAAATAAATGTTCTATTAACAAGAATAAAGAATAATGAAGCAAAATTAAAAGAATCAAAGAAAAGGCTGAAAGAAGTACTTGTACAAGTCTCTCAAAAGACTGAGACTTTAATCGAGCTTGAGCAACAAATTGATATTCTCGAACCCAAAGTGGCAAAACTCTCAGAAATCAAGTCCCTTGAATCAACCTTGTTGAGATATTTTAAGGAACGATCAAATTTAATAAAGAAAGAAATAGACAACTCAACCCGAATGATTAGGGATATTCGAAAGTCCCTTGAAATTTTAAAAGACAAAGAGCGAATTTTCATTACAATACAAATGATTGCAGCAGAGAAAGAAGAATTGAATAATAGGATAAATATGGTAGCCGAGGAGATAGGCAAACTCGAAGGATTTTCAGAATGTGCACAAAAAATCCAAATAGTAGATGGGAAATGTCCAATTTGCAATTCAAAAATCGTTTCCATTAATCATATGTTTGATATCTCGCATATTACAAAACAACTACAACTAAAGCTAAATGAGAAAAAGTCGTTACTTTCCGAACTGACAAATCTTAATAGGGAAGAATACTCTTTGAAAAAAAGGGAGAAAGAAATCATTGAAGCAGATCGGACTCTATTAAATTATGATTATAGTCCGCAATTAGATATTGAAAGAATGGAGGCCAACTTGAGCAAGTTAAATGCCGAATATCTTGAAACTTCAAGGCTATCTGTAGAAGGATTAGATGGAATCGACCTTGCTGGATATAAATTGGACAAATACTCTTCCAATTTAATAGATCAGATTAACCATTTACGAAGTAGTGTATCAGATGTAGATTTGGAAACTTTTCAGCAAAAAAAATCTCTTAGAAACGCTCTATCAAGGGAAATGATCAATGTCCATAACCAAAAAGCGGTAATTGAAAAAACGATTTTGGATATCGAGAAAGAGAATTCTGATATCAGTAAAATAATATCTGAGTTGCAATCTGTGTCTACCTTTCTTTCTGATCTCGAAAAGATACGTTCTACTGTTTTCAATAGAGATGGATTGGTCAGCTCGAGCCTTAGAACAAGGGCTTTGAGTTTGATATCTGAAAAAGCTTCCGAATATATTCAGATATTTAATGTAGGACTTTCACGAATAACTCTAGTTGAAAAGCCTCGAGAGATAAAAGTGATTTGTTATGGCAAACGAGGGGAAATTGATACAGTCTCGTTGAGTGGTGGTGAAAAAGTTGCGGTATCTCTTGCGATTAGGATGGGAATAGCATTTCTAATGGGTGCGTCAAAGATAGATTTCATAATCTTGGATGAACCCACAACCAATTTGGATGAGGAAAGGCGTCGAACCTTTGTAAAGATTATTTCCGAAGTATTTAACAAAGGAACGGGGCCCCTAAACCAATTAATTATTATTACACATGATGAGGAGATTTTTGAAAATTCAGAAATAGAACAAGTCTATAAATTTCAAATGACCGAGAGAGGATCACTAGTTAAAGCTATTTGA
- a CDS encoding DsrE family protein, translating into MILLIGGYLFVLPNVGNIYSYNFNWFSENSISIVFAQTSASTMDNMNKTKLVYHLSSDEPWRATIALLDSQTMLKMGYNVTLMLSIEGVQLGVKNPHQYLGLQPLIKNVSDFISKGGQVIICETCLKIAGYDNTDIINGSIIGDPKIMANLLNQTTVVDY; encoded by the coding sequence TTGATTCTTCTTATAGGTGGATACCTATTTGTCCTACCCAATGTTGGTAATATCTATTCATATAATTTCAATTGGTTTTCAGAAAATAGTATTTCAATTGTATTTGCACAAACATCAGCAAGTACCATGGATAATATGAACAAGACGAAGCTAGTCTATCATTTGAGTAGCGACGAACCTTGGAGAGCAACTATTGCACTACTGGACTCTCAAACTATGCTTAAAATGGGTTATAATGTTACTTTAATGCTGAGTATAGAGGGAGTACAGCTTGGTGTAAAGAATCCGCATCAATACTTGGGACTACAACCACTAATAAAGAATGTATCTGATTTCATAAGTAAAGGCGGGCAAGTCATAATTTGTGAGACTTGTCTTAAGATAGCAGGTTACGATAATACTGATATAATCAATGGTTCCATTATAGGAGACCCCAAAATAATGGCTAATTTGCTTAACCAAACCACCGTTGTGGACTATTAA
- a CDS encoding NAD-dependent epimerase/dehydratase family protein, whose product MEIDFQYRDQNNGKKLKILVTGASGFIGSRLLRQLIKANIENSGNQATRYSIRCLTRNKSSFNTSNHYEEDGLSSRVEVVEGDLSNYEDCLKALKDIDIAYYLVHSMEGSTKDWKKFSEKEQKTAENFTNAADQCGVKRIIYLGGLTHSKESELSQHMLSRKLVGDILRRSNAEVTIYRAAVILGSGGGSFEMLRYLVERLPIMICPKWVLTNCQPIFTDDVITYLYRSIETPQTEGKIFDIGGPDILTYLDMMKIYARLLKKSIKVLIIPFLTPRLSSYWVDLVTPIKASLARPLIDSLKHEAIVKDDLINKIIPIDLKSFEASLRYCIDEESRYTKKKDKSNFRKERTSLSSNYRILLISLFLLLAIGTTYYFLDTRTQFLEPFWLFIAVVWYLLIFVSIYFVRFGARLGALVAGLLGWGSLGFWLLDIFQMVAGYSIMVQKPNNQELWRDIIGIIVASFTIMSSHNIFHKIRLYT is encoded by the coding sequence TTGGAAATTGACTTTCAGTACCGAGACCAGAACAACGGCAAGAAGCTAAAAATTCTAGTTACAGGTGCAAGTGGCTTTATCGGAAGTAGATTGCTACGGCAATTAATCAAGGCTAATATTGAAAATTCAGGGAATCAAGCAACCCGGTATTCAATACGTTGCTTGACTCGCAATAAAAGTTCTTTTAATACTTCTAACCATTATGAAGAAGATGGTTTATCATCAAGAGTCGAGGTAGTCGAAGGAGATCTAAGTAACTATGAAGATTGTTTAAAAGCTCTAAAAGACATTGACATTGCATATTATCTGGTTCATTCAATGGAAGGCTCTACAAAGGATTGGAAAAAATTTTCAGAAAAGGAACAAAAAACTGCTGAGAATTTTACAAATGCAGCGGATCAATGTGGGGTCAAGAGAATTATTTATTTAGGGGGGTTAACTCACAGTAAAGAATCCGAACTTTCTCAACACATGCTTAGTAGGAAACTTGTAGGGGATATATTAAGAAGATCAAATGCGGAGGTGACGATTTATCGAGCCGCGGTTATATTAGGAAGTGGCGGTGGTTCTTTTGAGATGTTAAGATATCTTGTCGAGAGATTGCCTATAATGATTTGTCCTAAATGGGTGTTAACTAACTGCCAACCAATATTCACTGATGATGTAATTACTTACCTTTATAGATCAATTGAAACACCTCAAACCGAAGGAAAAATATTCGACATAGGTGGTCCAGACATACTTACTTATCTTGACATGATGAAAATATATGCTAGACTTCTCAAAAAATCTATCAAAGTTTTGATCATTCCGTTTTTGACTCCACGACTCTCATCATACTGGGTTGATTTGGTTACACCAATTAAAGCATCGTTGGCAAGGCCTCTAATTGATAGTCTTAAACATGAAGCTATTGTAAAAGATGATTTGATAAACAAAATTATTCCTATAGATCTTAAATCGTTTGAGGCTTCTTTAAGGTATTGTATTGATGAAGAAAGTCGGTATACAAAAAAGAAGGATAAATCCAATTTTAGAAAAGAGCGAACATCCTTATCATCCAACTACCGGATTTTGTTGATTTCTCTGTTCCTGCTTTTAGCTATTGGCACAACTTATTATTTTTTAGATACTAGGACGCAATTTCTAGAACCTTTCTGGCTTTTCATTGCAGTTGTTTGGTATCTACTTATCTTTGTTTCAATTTACTTTGTCCGTTTTGGAGCAAGATTGGGTGCACTAGTGGCAGGACTACTGGGCTGGGGAAGTCTAGGATTCTGGTTGCTGGATATCTTTCAGATGGTTGCTGGATACTCTATCATGGTGCAAAAACCAAATAACCAGGAACTTTGGAGAGATATCATAGGAATAATTGTGGCATCTTTTACCATTATGTCATCACATAATATCTTTCATAAAATACGGCTGTATACTTAA
- a CDS encoding DDE-type integrase/transposase/recombinase — protein sequence MISRNRTPSRYVYYGLHLYFSGLSLRKASERLSQMYKRNHVSIWNWIQKYRPQKLKASRRRILEYIVDETMLKVGSEYIWLWVAIEPANRQILALSISKERNMFVAERYLSNLIKVHGKHPVSTDGGTWYPMACQFLKLDHHIHSSYEKSVIERTMQYIKDRTESFDDYFPCRIKNCKLKHVRNWLRLFVDYHNNEIKHVN from the coding sequence ATGATTAGCAGAAACAGAACACCTTCAAGGTATGTGTATTATGGCTTACATTTGTACTTTTCAGGTTTATCTTTAAGAAAAGCCTCGGAAAGATTGTCTCAGATGTATAAAAGAAACCATGTCTCCATCTGGAATTGGATTCAAAAATACAGGCCTCAAAAATTGAAAGCATCAAGAAGAAGAATTCTAGAATATATTGTAGACGAGACAATGTTGAAGGTAGGGTCAGAATACATCTGGCTTTGGGTGGCGATAGAGCCTGCAAACAGACAGATCCTCGCACTTTCTATATCCAAAGAGAGAAACATGTTTGTTGCAGAAAGATATCTTTCTAATTTGATCAAAGTTCATGGAAAGCACCCAGTTTCTACAGATGGTGGGACTTGGTATCCCATGGCTTGTCAGTTTCTCAAACTCGATCACCATATTCATTCTTCTTACGAGAAAAGTGTAATCGAAAGAACGATGCAATATATCAAGGATAGAACCGAAAGTTTCGATGATTACTTTCCTTGTAGAATAAAGAACTGCAAGTTAAAGCATGTACGGAATTGGCTGCGGCTCTTTGTAGACTATCATAACAATGAAATAAAACATGTTAACTGA